In Diceros bicornis minor isolate mBicDic1 chromosome 13, mDicBic1.mat.cur, whole genome shotgun sequence, the sequence GCTCCCGGAAAGTTGTGGACTATGAGAAATCAATTAGTTTGGGAATAAATGGTTTCTGGCCAGATGTTTTATGGGGTCTGTTTCATCATTTTCCCTTCTCAGTGACACCCCAGCGAGCTGATGCCAATCATGgatgcttttattatttggaccTTCTCCCTATACTTTGGACACTTCAAACCTGGAACTTCAGTATTATGGGCTAGGCTGGGTTGCAGGCACCCTCATCCAAGGTCCAGAGGTGCTGAGGGCCTGGAGAGGTCTCAGGAACATCTCAGCCACTATCCAAGGAGCCAGCGCTTAGGATTGGGGCTCAGGGGCTGACACTGTTGGCTGAGAGCCTTCTGTCTTCTCCTTGTCTGTCACTATTTGCCACACCTTCTCCCATGCTACCTCTGAAGGCTCAGGTGGGCGGGTCCAGCGCAGAAAGAggcctgaggaggaggaggacaggtaAGGAAGCCGAGCAGAGGGGATAACTCcccaggggagaaggaggagtagGGGGGTCACCTTGCCACAGTCGTAGACTCTGGGGCTCCACAGAGGGCCAGATGGCCAAGGGATTGAGGACGTAGAGCGGGTTCCGGACTTTTCGTTGTTCTTTTGGCTGGTTGAGCCCAGACCACAAGGAGTGTGTTCGAGTTCTCACTTCACACAGGCATCTGGAGGGAGAGAGTTTCCAGACTCAGCTGTGCCTActgggatttgtgtgtgtgtatggggcggGGTGGGACGGGGCTAGTTAATAGGGTGACAGCCACTAGGGCAGTGATAACCTCTCCTTTTTCCTGCAAACATTACTGCCAGTCACATCCTGTACCGGGCACTAGAATAATgcaggaacaagacaaaatcTGAGTTCTTAAGGAATTCTGCTTAGCTTTGCCTGAAAGTGTCAGGGAAGGCTAATTAAGAATGTGctgtttgaggggctggcccggtggcatagtggttaagtttgcgtgctccactttggcagcccagggttcgcaggttcagatcccgggtgtagaccgacacaccactcatcaagccatgctgtggaggcgtcccatatataaaatagaggaagatgggcacaaatgttagctcagggccaatcttcctcagcaaaaagaagaggaagaatggcaacagatgttagctcatggccaagcttcctcacacacacacaaaaaagaatgtgcTGTTTGAGCTGGGTCTAGCAGCAGAAGTTCACCAGGTGTACAAAAGCATGGGAACACTCAGGAGGGGGAACTGCACCAGCAAAAGCAAGAAAGTGGGAAAGGGCCCAATGTGAATATTGATAGATGTAGATTGATGTGTTTAAAAAAAGCTGATGGAAGTGGAGACAGCGCAGGGAGGAGGCTGTTCCAATGGTCCTCACGGAAAGGaaagggtttggattagggtagTAGGAGGGGCTTTGACAAGAGAGGACTAAGCTAAGAAATTCTTAGGAGAAAGGCTAACTATGAaggatgggggagagggaggtaAATAAAGAGAACAGTTTCTAACCTAGATGACCCACTGGTGGAGTTAGTGAAAACAACGAGGGGGTAGGGGGAGGCTAAGCAACAAGATAACTAACTACGATCTTCACCTTCTTGGAGAGGAGTGaaccctccctccctcatctcaGTCTGATTAGAGAAAGACGGCTTACGGGGGCTTATTGGGATCATATACAACAAgccaattaaataataaaaataacacccccttGTGTGCCCACTagcgccaggcactgtgctaagcactttgtaTGCTTTAACTCAGCTAATCATCACATCCCACCCCCCATAGATTATGGCTACTATGATCTTCTCCTTGctactgatgaggaaacagactcaggtttgctgcttttttttgctgaggaagattgtctctgagctaacatccgtgcccatcttcctttattttgtatgtgggatgccaccacagcatggcttgatgagcagtgcatcggtccacgcctgAGATTTGAACctgaaacccaggctgccgaagcagagtgcgtgaacgtAGCCACTACGCCACTCAGCCGCCCCCTCAGATTTGCTTCTGATCACCCAGCTGGTGAGTAGTGGAGCCAGAATCTGAGCCCAAACAGTTTGACTCAGCTGTCAGCCTCTATTCTAGAGGCTGCTTCACTAGAATCAACCCTGCAGGGTGGTAGAGAGCCccagaaatgatttatttttgcaGCAACTTTCCCCTTCAGTCCTTGTTTTTAAGCTAGGGGTGCACTTGCTCTTGGCCATGGACAGAGTGGGTAGATCTGAAGGATTGACCTTGGACCCATCCATCTCTGGGTTTGCAGAAGTTAGGGGGAACTGTGAGATTTGGAGGTAGGGGAGGAGAGGACACAGTTTTCCTAAAAGAGAAACTCATTTGGAAGGGAAAGATGTCCCCTAAGGGAGTAAGGGGCTGATGCGGCTGGTATGCGACCCTGTCTTGTGCCTGCCCACtgacccacctggacacccccTTAGCTCACCTCTCCTTTTCGCTGTTGCAGAGGAAGGTGCCAAAAGGGGAGGCATAGGCGTGTTCAAACAGCACCAACAGCAGCCCCTCCCCAAACTCCAGTGACAGCGGGAACTGGCGACCCAGCTGCCACACGCAgtccaggaagaggagaaaggtgGGTGCCTCGTGCTTGGGGCGGGCGTGGGAGAAGGCCGAGTGGGCACAGCGCAGCTGGAAGGGGTGGCcggcctggggagggggcagagcgATGGGCACAAGGAAGCGAGGTTTCTGGATGGAGGGGTAGGGCTGGGGCTAGGTGGCCACTTACCTGGATCCACTCCCGCTCTACCAGTTCCTGGAATCCAGCCATGGTCCGGCTCAAGGGGTCCAGGATGAGTTGTGCCAGTGAAGTCACAAGCAGGGTGCTGTCCGTGCCTTCAGCCCCATGCACCAGGATGCAGGCCCCTTCCCTGTGGACCCAGGGCTTATCAACAGCAGCCAGACCTTCCCTGCCTGGGTGGCCAGGCCAGGAATAGAATCGGCCCAGTTCTAGGCAATATTTGCTTACTGAGAGATGCTTTTGTGCCCAGGGGTTGAGAGCCCTGCCCATCCCGCCTTGTTCTCTGTCTTGTAGGGATGGGCCTTACCTCTCCATGCCCTGGGCTGCGAGGCAGGCGGTACTCAGTGCCTCCTTCACATGTGCCAGCCAGCGGCAGCCCTCTAGTCGACTAAGCCAGCGGTCCATGCTCTGCTCCAGGTCCCCACAGGCCTCCACCAGGCGCACAAAGCTCTCCTGTAGGGGCCGCCCCCTGTGCAAGTGAGAGTCTGGTCATCCCTCCACCAGCCCAAGCTCAGGTGAGCACAGCCTGGGAACAAGTGCTCCAGACTAATAAGGGAGACATAGAACCCTCAGGGGAACCCATCTGATGAGGGGAACACAGGACTCTTTGGGGAGCCCACCAATCTGGTGGAAATGATTCAGTATTCTTGAGGGTTCCCCAATCTAATGGAGGAGACCCAAGACCCTTTGGGGAGACCTAGTCTGTTCGAGGGGCACAGCATCATCTGGGGAGGGGTCACATAGCCCTCTGGAGAAACAAAGAACGCCCTGGGAAAACCCCAATTTGATGGCAGTGTCACTGTACCCTGAAGTCCCCCAGTCTGACAAAAGAAACAATACGTCTGGGATTCTGGTGTCTGCTCCTACTTCCCAGAAACTGTTCTGCTCCAAACCACCAGTGATCTCCAGGCAGAAAATCTAATGGAGACTTTTTCAGCCCTGTTTAAgagccttcagtggctccccactgcctgtAGGATAAAGTCTAAGCTCATAATCATGGCATTCAAGACCTTTGCTCTGGCCTCTGTCACCCCTTTAGCCccatctccacctccacctcACACTCTACATTCCCACCATACTGAAGTACTTGCAGTTCCCCAAACAGGACAAATGCCCAGGCTCCCTGCTTCTACACACCAGcagttccctctacctggaatgtccTTCTCTGGCCCTCTGGCTAACTCCTTTTCTTTCGGGTCTCAGCTAAAGCATCATCTTCTCAGAGAAACTCTTTGGATTACTTATAGAGAGGGGTGCCTCCTCTGCAATGCTGCTTATCACATTGAATTCAAACTGCCCATTTACTGCTGATCTCTCAGCCATGTCTGGGTCGGCCACCATCTCACCCTCTGCTCAGTCAGTGTCGGTGGAAGAAGTGAATAAAGTGAGTTTTATATTCTGGATAGGGGAGCAGTCCACTCTCCTCAAAGCACAAAAACTCCCTCAGGACCTCCTCTTGGTACTACCATGACCTGGAGACAGAGGGAACAGATACAACTGTGCAGGTACAGGGGACTAATGGGGAGGgcgttgtgtgtgtctgtggtgaGGTAGTTCCTGGAAGACATTTTCAGTGTCATGTAAAGAGTTGCTTTTTCTTTCACAGGCAGAGTTGGGGTGCCTAGAAAGTAATGAGCTCTGTCAATGGGGATCTGCAAATGGGGATGCCCACCTGGCGGGATGGCTACCAGGAAAGTCCTAACAGTCCTCAAGGTTCCTGGAAGACATGCTCCCTACTCCGCACCCCCCACATCCATGAAGAGTCCTGCAGGAGTGTGCCTAAAAGAGGATGGGAAGGCTCCTTACCTCTCCAGGGGCCGGTGCAGCCGTTTCCAGCCAGGGTAGGCGGCCTTGGCCTCGGTGCCGCCGCCGGTCATGCGGGCCTGTTTGGCGGTCTGGGATGAGCGCGTGTCCACGATGAAGCCCCGGGCCCCAGGGCGAGCCCCAGCCAGCACAGCTCGCAGCATCTCCTCATCCTCAGCGCAGCGCCGCTTCTGAGGCCCGGTCAGGGGCTGGCTGGAACGTAGCAGCACCTGCGGACAGGGACTCAGCTCCGAGAGCTGTAGCCACCCAGCCCTAGTTCAGAGACTTCGCTCTGGGAGCCCCTAGGCCAGGTCTACACACTGGAGCGGGTCTGGAGCTGGCAGGGGCGGGCTGGAAAGCAGGAGCCTTATTGGCGGAACTCGGAAGGTGTAGCACCCAGGTCTGTGTGGATTGTGGCCAGAATGGGTAGAGACGGGATGAATAGACCGTGGGTCGGTCCTGGGTTGACAAAGAAGGCACTAGGCTTCCAGCGGCCCAGATCCGCCGTGGGCGGGGCCAGAGAAAGGCCAGACTCCCGAACCCgggagaggggcagggtcagAGTCAGTGAAGCTGGATTGAGCAGAGGGACCGGGGCCTGTTGGAGGCAGCAAGAGGCGGGGCCAGAATAGGGCCGGAGCCCGGGCAGCAGCCGAGCTACGAATTGGGCCGGCCAGTGCGGAAAAGGGCCGAGGAGAGATGCAGTTGGTCCAAGCGGCGGGGTCGGGAGGGCGGGGCTCACGGTTCCGCTGGGAGCGTGGTGGTAGCTGAgcacagggaagcggcctccctGGCGGAAGCGGGCGCTGCGCTTCAGGGCATCGTCATCCACCGCGCGAGGCACGATCACTGCGCGGGGGTAACTGGGGCACACGCTGAAGTCCTCGTTCACCTCACTCAGCCGCCACGCGTTGGTCTGCGGCGCGGGGAGGGGCAAAGGCCAGGTCTAGGGCATCCAATGAGTGCCCCGTCCCCTCGCCCCCTGCAGGCCCGGCGCTTCCACATCCCCTGGCCCCCACGACCGCGCCCACCTCGCGAGCTACTCGCTTGTAATAGTGTTCGGGCGGGTGGAAGTGCCAGGCGTCGCCCAATCTCAAGCCCTTGGGACGGTAGAAGAACGGAAAGGAGGTGATCACCGATTCCAGGGAGGACAGCGCCTGGGGAAGGAAGTCAGGGGATCTGAGAAAGGTCGGAAACATCTCACCCGCGCCCTTCTAGCCCTTCCGCAGCTCCCGCCTCTCCAGACCACCCTGCATCCCCTGGCCATTAGCTGTACCCCGGGATAACTGGATGCTGAGTCCCCTTGCGCAATTGCCCCTGTGTACTCCCTTCGTTACAGGATAGGGGTAGCTTAAGGGCCTCTGATGCACCCCTGGCGTACCTCGATGGAGCGGGCGATGTCCAGCGTCGCTTCCACGCCCTCAATGTCCAGCTGCAGCACTCGCAGGTCCTTACAGCGCAGCGTGATGGTGCCAGAGTCACCCGCGACCCTGGGGATAGACGGGTTTAGGCTTAgtgtcccccacacacaccagggGAGGAGAAACGAGTTTCTTGGGATTGGACGTTATGCAGGGGGGCACCGGCTCCAACTGCGCTTGCCCTTCCCCCTCTCCCCGCGGAGCCGCGCGCTCCCCAACTACGGGGACGCCCCCGCCACGTCTCACCGCTTCTCGATGGAGTCGACGCTACGCAACAGCAGCAGCCACAAGTCTGAAGTCGCCTGGGGCCCTGGCGACAGCAGCAGGTGGTGGCCGGTGACGCACAGCGTGCCGCGCAGCGGGGGCGCCTctgggccccgcaggagctcgGCTTGGGCCCGGCCGGTACGGATCAGCTCTGAGAACTCCATTCTGCTAGCGGTGGGCCTGGGGCCCAGCAGAACGACAGACTCCAGGGGCGTCAGGCGGGGCGAGCGCGGGCTCCGAAAGGGACAGGAACTGGCTGGGCAGCTGGCGACGCCGGCAGGACAGCTGTTAAGGAGGCCCCTTGGAGGAAGAGATCGCACAGTTTCACAGGAATTTCCCCCTTCTATTGCCAGCACCTCGTAGTAAGGACCCAAGCCGGAACCTGTTAGGAAACCTCAATTtcatcctctgtgaaatggggagaatTATCTTGCGTAAAGCCATTTTACGTAGTGCCTGAGTCGCAGGAGGcgctcaatatttttcttttttttaaaactttggggTGCTGGTACTCCTGCtgattgaaaaaagaaagaaaaataccaccTCTTCTGTACTCTGCTGGAAAGAGTGGGTGTGAAACTGGGAACTGTCTACTTCCTCCCCTATGTCTGAGGCTGCCTGGGGAAAATCCCTTGGTCCACCTTAAATGCAAGCAGCTGTGTAGCTGTCGCCCCTCCTCCACCACAGCTGGAAGTCCCTGCCTGACAGCGCCCTCTATGGGGGCCACTTCTGGCTTAGTCCTGCCCTCGGGAGCCCCATCTCCTATCACTCCATCCTTTGACGGAATATGAATTGCCCATACACGGAGCTGAGCCCTATATTTGGTGTTGGGACCCAAGGATGACTGAGGAAGGTGCTGTTCGGAGGGTCTTCAGTCTGTCAAGAGACGCACTTAAGCTGGTAAATTATAAGAGTTTAAACAGATTTACTGGAGGACTCATCTATCCATCCagttattctttcatttcttaaaCATTGATGTAGCACTTTGCTAAGTGCTGATGACTAGGAAGAAGATAAACTCTTGCCTTCCAAGGGCCTTCTTGTCCACTAAGTTCcaggcttgtgtgtgtgtgcacaaaacccttttctcaaataaacaagTGAAATCATAGGTGGGCCCCcataatataaacataaaattggAACTTCTCTATGAAAGGAACTAGACATAAAAGGGTACAAATTGTAAAATGccagatcagcagcatcagccGGGATAGgaattcattagaaatgaaaattatcaGGTCTTACCCCATAgatactgaatcagaaactctaggagtggggcccagcaatgtgttttaacaagctttccaggtgattccaatgcatgctaaagtttgagaaccactggaaagTATACAAAAAGGCAAAACTCATCCATGCTATCAGAAATTAGGGTAGCATTACCCTTAGGAGAGTAGTCCCAGGCCAGGAGCACAAAGCCGGCTTCCTAGATGCTGGTAATACTCTGTTGCTtcatctgggtgctggttacataaGCCTGTTCTGTTTGGGAGAATTCATCAAGCTATGTATTTATGACGTGAATTTTTCTATGTGTCTGTTATATTTCAATACAAAGTGTAAATATAGGGCTCTGGTtggagccctgggaggggcagggggaggaaggTCTAGGAGCCCGTCCACAGCTCTGTCCTTACCTGGCACGCAGTCCTTGAGGGATTTTCAAGGGAACCTAAAGTTCCTTagaatatagcttgaaatcatcCCTCTGTCCCAACAGAGAggcagtgacttgtccaaggtcccacAGAGCCAGCACCAGaagccaggtctcctgactcccaggcCAGGATCTGGACACTATTCCTTTGCTGAAGGGCCAGTGTCATGAGTGAGGACAGGGACAGCTTGTCAgtctcctgtcccctccccac encodes:
- the LOC131413083 gene encoding myotubularin-related protein 9-like isoform X2, producing the protein MEFSELIRTGRAQAELLRGPEAPPLRGTLCVTGHHLLLSPGPQATSDLWLLLLRSVDSIEKRVAGDSGTITLRCKDLRVLQLDIEGVEATLDIARSIEALSSLESVITSFPFFYRPKGLRLGDAWHFHPPEHYYKRVARETNAWRLSEVNEDFSVCPSYPRAVIVPRAVDDDALKRSARFRQGGRFPVLSYHHAPSGTVLLRSSQPLTGPQKRRCAEDEEMLRAVLAGARPGARGFIVDTRSSQTAKQARMTGGGTEAKAAYPGWKRLHRPLERGRPLQESFVRLVEACGDLEQSMDRWLSRLEGCRWLAHVKEALSTACLAAQGMEREGACILVHGAEGTDSTLLVTSLAQLILDPLSRTMAGFQELVEREWIQAGHPFQLRCAHSAFSHARPKHEAPTFLLFLDCVWQLGRQFPLSLEFGEGLLLVLFEHAYASPFGTFLCNSEKERCLCEVRTRTHSLWSGLNQPKEQRKVRNPLYVLNPLAIWPSVEPQSLRLWQGLFLRWTRPPEPSEVAWEKVWQIVTDKEKTEGSQPTVSAPEPQS
- the LOC131413083 gene encoding myotubularin-related protein 9-like isoform X1, which encodes MEFSELIRTGRAQAELLRGPEAPPLRGTLCVTGHHLLLSPGPQATSDLWLLLLRSVDSIEKRVAGDSGTITLRCKDLRVLQLDIEGVEATLDIARSIEALSSLESVITSFPFFYRPKGLRLGDAWHFHPPEHYYKRVARETNAWRLSEVNEDFSVCPSYPRAVIVPRAVDDDALKRSARFRQGGRFPVLSYHHAPSGTVLLRSSQPLTGPQKRRCAEDEEMLRAVLAGARPGARGFIVDTRSSQTAKQARMTGGGTEAKAAYPGWKRLHRPLEREGACILVHGAEGTDSTLLVTSLAQLILDPLSRTMAGFQELVEREWIQAGHPFQLRCAHSAFSHARPKHEAPTFLLFLDCVWQLGRQFPLSLEFGEGLLLVLFEHAYASPFGTFLCNSEKERCLCEVRTRTHSLWSGLNQPKEQRKVRNPLYVLNPLAIWPSVEPQSLRLWQGLFLRWTRPPEPSEVAWEKVWQIVTDKEKTEGSQPTVSAPEPQS